The Aggregicoccus sp. 17bor-14 genome includes a region encoding these proteins:
- a CDS encoding DMT family transporter has product MSPAALPPRLRGTPMLVLSSLIFALMAFCARLTAGRIGTGQLVCARFLMGLAFLAVYFGGRRQRPRFGRPWLWAARGLFGGAAVFLYFLAIDRLAVGPATLLNCLWPLWAALFSLVFLRERVSSHLGAGLVLTTVGAGLVIWSTVRTGVALTVGLGAWAGIASAVLSGAAVTVVRALRSDTDAPTVFLSFNLFGFLFALPFAPVGWQPLDWSLLWPVLGVGVTSVVAQMLLTYALGFVSTATGGVATQLTPAFSWLLGALLLGEPILPLALVGALVCMGGVLWGTGVHLRLFAAAPAPAGPDPADP; this is encoded by the coding sequence ATGTCCCCTGCCGCCCTCCCTCCGCGCCTGCGCGGCACCCCGATGCTGGTGCTCTCCAGCCTCATCTTCGCGCTGATGGCCTTCTGCGCGCGCCTGACGGCCGGGCGCATCGGGACCGGGCAGCTGGTGTGCGCCCGCTTCCTGATGGGGCTCGCCTTCCTCGCGGTCTACTTCGGGGGGCGGCGGCAGCGCCCGCGCTTCGGACGGCCCTGGCTGTGGGCGGCGCGGGGGCTCTTCGGCGGGGCGGCGGTGTTCCTCTACTTCCTCGCCATCGACCGGCTCGCGGTGGGCCCCGCCACGCTGCTCAACTGCCTCTGGCCGCTGTGGGCCGCGCTGTTCAGCCTCGTCTTCCTGCGCGAGCGCGTGAGCTCGCACCTGGGCGCGGGGCTCGTGCTCACCACCGTGGGCGCAGGCCTGGTCATCTGGAGCACGGTGCGCACGGGCGTGGCGCTCACGGTGGGCCTGGGGGCCTGGGCGGGCATCGCCTCGGCGGTGCTCAGCGGCGCGGCCGTCACCGTGGTCCGCGCGCTGCGCAGCGACACGGATGCGCCCACCGTGTTCCTCTCCTTCAACCTCTTCGGCTTCCTCTTCGCGCTGCCCTTCGCGCCCGTGGGGTGGCAGCCGCTCGACTGGAGCCTCCTCTGGCCGGTGCTCGGCGTGGGGGTGACCAGCGTGGTGGCGCAGATGCTGCTGACGTATGCGCTGGGCTTCGTGAGCACGGCCACCGGCGGCGTCGCCACGCAGCTCACGCCGGCCTTCAGCTGGCTGCTGGGCGCGCTCCTGCTCGGAGAGCCCATCCTGCCGCTCGCGCTGGTGGGGGCGCTGGTGTGCATGGGGGGCGTGCTCTGGGGGACGGGCGTGCACCTGCGCCTCTTCGCAGCGGCGCCGGCGCCCGCGGGTCCTGATCCGGCGGACCCGTAG